TATTTAAGAAAAATAAAAAAGCAACCAAGCGGTTGCTTTTTTTATTAATGAATGTAGTTATAGCTTGAAGCTTCACTAGCAGAGATAGTACGTGTTGATACTACACCAGCACCGTGACCATAGTTCATTTCTGAAACTTTAACTGAACCATTGCTTCCAACGCTTTCAACGTATGCAACGTGTCCATAAGCACCAGCAGATGATTGTAAAATTGAACCAGCTTTTGGTGTGTTATTTACAGTGTAACCTGAAGATGCAGCAGCGCTTGCCCAGTTTCTAGCGTCTCCCCAAGTTGAACCAATTTTACCGCCAACTTTGTCATATACATAGTATGTACATTGACCAGAAGTGTATAAATTGTTTGAAGAACCTGATGTGCTAGCGATTGAGTTAGCTGAGCTTGATGGTGCAGTTTGTGTAGTTACTTTGATGTTGTGGTTAGAAGTTGAGTTAGAAACTGCGCCTCTACCACCAGTTGTATTGTTGTTAGCTGTATATGATTGAGTCGCGTTTGCAGTTGACCCAGCATTATTTGAATAGTTAACATTACTATTGTTAGTGTGGTTAGCTTGGCTTGGATTCCAATTACCTTGCCAGTCATAGTGATAATTACCTTGTTGATCTATTGTGTAAGTGTAGCTGTATGACGTAGGGTCATTTGGATTGTATCCACTATTATTATTTTCAGCTGCGTGTGCATCATGATGTGCAAAAGCAACAGTAGCGATTCCTGCAGTAGCGATAGTAGCAGTAGCGATTTTTTTCATTGTAAAATATCCTCCTAAAATTTTTCAATAATTTTTCCCAATGTCACGCCTCAAAAGCGTGGTTAAAACGACAAGAATTAATATAGCAGAAAAATTAGCTTTTGTGCGCAATGTTATAGTTTTGTAATTTAGTTCTAATAAAGAGTAGAAATTTGTAACAAATAACTTTAATTAATTAAATCGCTAAAACTTGTCAGTGAGGCGTTTTTAGAATTAGGAGAGTAAAATTACCTTAAAGATTATTACAAAGCTGTAAAATAACAGAAAATTTAAATTAACGTCTTTCAACATTTAATAGTTAGATGTTGATTTACATAAAACATATAAATAGAAAAAATTTAACTGAAATAACATTTTGCGAGCAAGTGAATTAGGATTATAAAAAACATATGCTATAATATTTAAGTAATTAAATTAAAGCTAGTCATAAATGCTGCAAGTTAGTATAGTTGGTAGCGTATTTTCTTCTCTTACTTTGACAAATTTAGTTCGCAGGAGAAGGGCTAGTTTAGTAACTAATCACTATTTATAAGGAGAGAAAGTAATGATATTACGTTATTTAGCTAATGTTAAATTAGCGAAAGAATTATTTAATGCAGCGCAACCTAAATTAAAAGGTGACCAATCAATGAAAGATACTTTTGTTGACGTTTTTGGTTTACCAGAAAAATCAGTACCATTAGCAGGAGCGCTTGAAGCATTAAGTGCATTATTCTTTGTATTAAGTTTCGCTAGTAAAAAATTATCTCGTTTAGGTTCATTATTAACAATCGCTGTTTTAGGTGTTGCAGCTTATAAACATTTTGAAGCTGGACATGGTAAAGAAGGCGCTAAACATGCACTTGACTTATCAGGTATGGCAGCACTTAGTTTCTTAGACACTTTCGATTGTAAAAATAAATAATCAATTACAGGATATGTTTCTTCCTGAAAAATAGAATGAAGGAAATCATACATAAATGATGTTCCTTCATTTTTTTTAGATTTACAGTGTTTACATACATGAATTTTTATAACAATTTGAGATAACAGTTAAGTTAAATATGACGCATGAAATTGAATTACTATATTGTTTTTCAATATATATTGAATTTGTATGCTAAAGTGTTATAGAATAAATATTATAATATTTACAAAAATAATTATATTTTTAAGTATTGACATCTAAGACTAACACAACAGGAGTGATACTATGGAAGAAAAAGCATTTACAACATTAGATGAACTTTTTACCATCAATCATCAAGTCAAATCTTTCTTTAAAATAATCAAAGATCAATTTAAACTGAATTTTGAAGAAATATACATCTTGAATATTTTAAACAACTGCAGTGGTTATGAAGTGACGGCAAAGGAAATTGCTCAAAAAACCAATTTAAAACCCTACTACATAACGAAAGCATTGCAAAAGTTAAAAGATATGGGTTATTTAGATAAAAAACGAAGTGAACATGATGAGAGAACAGTTATTGTATTTATAAGTAATCAAGAAAAAGCTAAAATTGAATATACAATAAATGCTTTAAATAAACATTTTTATTAATTAGTAACTATACACCTACAATCAATTGCCGATAAAGTTCGATACTTTATTGGCAATTTTTTTATTTGATAATAACTTTTAAACAAAATAAGACGAGTAATTTACCTAGTACAAAGTATTGAAGTCTTTTGTTTAATAATGTCGAGTGTTAAACTAAGAATGATTGAGTTAGATCATAATCAATGAGGTGAATAATTTGAATACTTCCGCTATGATACATTCAGAAATACAACAAAAGTGGATTAAGAAATTAGAAAATGTAAAAGAGCAATTTCAACAAAATGCTGATTATAATGATAAACATGCAGAATTTCCATATAATAATGTGCAATGGTTAATCGATGAAGGATACACGCTAATTTCGCTACCTAAAAAATATGGTGGTGAAGGTGGCACAATAGAAGATATGGTTATATTACAAACTTATCTAGGTTCTATCGATGGGGCAACTGCGCTTTCAATTGGTTGGCATATTAGTGTCGTTGGTCAACTATACGAACAACAACTATGGGAACAATCAATGCTAGATTCATTTGCAAAAGATATAGTAGATGGTGCATTAGTAAATAGAGCCATTAGTGAAGCTGAGACGGGTAGCCCAACAAGAGGTGGAAGACCCGCGACGAATGCAACAGAGACTGAAGATGGCTATATTTTAAATGGTGTTAAAACATTTACATCAATGAGTAAACGATTGACGCACTTTATTGTAAGTGCCTACGATCAACACTCTGAACAAATTGGTTACTATCTTGTACATAAAGATACTGACGGCGTTGAAATAGCCAATAATTGGGATATGGTAGGTATGCGAGCTACAGAAAGTCATGATTTAGTACTTAATAACGTGCATATTCCAAAAGAAAACTTTGTTGAAACAAGAGCTGCAGGAACAAAGAAACCAAATGGTTGGATTCTCCATATACCGAGTACGTATTTAGGTATTGCACAAGCGGCAAGAGACTACGCAATAGATTTTGCGAAAACATACAAGCCTAATAGTATCGATGGCACTATAGGTGAAATCGCGACGGTGCAACAAAATGTAGGGAAAATGGAATCTTTACTTTTATCTGCACGCCAATTTTTATGGAGTACAGCTATG
The Staphylococcus kloosii genome window above contains:
- a CDS encoding acyl-CoA dehydrogenase family protein, which produces MIHSEIQQKWIKKLENVKEQFQQNADYNDKHAEFPYNNVQWLIDEGYTLISLPKKYGGEGGTIEDMVILQTYLGSIDGATALSIGWHISVVGQLYEQQLWEQSMLDSFAKDIVDGALVNRAISEAETGSPTRGGRPATNATETEDGYILNGVKTFTSMSKRLTHFIVSAYDQHSEQIGYYLVHKDTDGVEIANNWDMVGMRATESHDLVLNNVHIPKENFVETRAAGTKKPNGWILHIPSTYLGIAQAARDYAIDFAKTYKPNSIDGTIGEIATVQQNVGKMESLLLSARQFLWSTAMLYNDDNNTAKIWNETSASKVLVMNQGLEVIDLAMRIVGAKSLEMDRPLQRYYRDMRAGLHNPPMEDMAYTNIAKSVLDLF
- a CDS encoding CHAP domain-containing protein, giving the protein MKKIATATIATAGIATVAFAHHDAHAAENNNSGYNPNDPTSYSYTYTIDQQGNYHYDWQGNWNPSQANHTNNSNVNYSNNAGSTANATQSYTANNNTTGGRGAVSNSTSNHNIKVTTQTAPSSSANSIASTSGSSNNLYTSGQCTYYVYDKVGGKIGSTWGDARNWASAAASSGYTVNNTPKAGSILQSSAGAYGHVAYVESVGSNGSVKVSEMNYGHGAGVVSTRTISASEASSYNYIH
- a CDS encoding transcriptional regulator, SarA/Rot family; its protein translation is MEEKAFTTLDELFTINHQVKSFFKIIKDQFKLNFEEIYILNILNNCSGYEVTAKEIAQKTNLKPYYITKALQKLKDMGYLDKKRSEHDERTVIVFISNQEKAKIEYTINALNKHFY